Proteins from a genomic interval of Rhizoctonia solani chromosome 12, complete sequence:
- a CDS encoding MYND Zn-finger protein, with protein sequence MTTMTDNPEPKGKGISSRFSNILRRSTCSTSDSTGIHEHDIASEYPTVRKVIKKPKNNDSNNSISIYASDDSDKKPRKIANIPNRKPLYKNLFSAIPSGGTQEAVASTLAETLRGPENLGSAPGLAFVGEHSGAFVPLVASPPRSPVVANAGITLVISSSQESEQVRDAGAALAQLTEYTLDNDKFPSLPRSTQDETEAISRPGSTTPTRNRTRPTERQVTAMADWVFSSQELYWFKRLKAGGYPDNEALERCIKYYTITNKAFANIIENRQLYDDTEEETSSTNAFIQKIEKLGNQITTIAENALYNCTQAAPSRPESPMKQDEEEEEDTYMNKPEHGPYQPNPLTTEITWGANAKPGERISNPNPPPALALAPTTDPTQTMLQAILSKMGELDNIRSCLDKLEGKSPQVHTAQTSTPRPRPTPNSNPAATANPSQTRPSFANVTARAPAKAPEVGASNIAAAIKRGIAKPAPAQSNNKFFVVCFKTQSVTQPNPQSIFVAMRECLDAANRNLGKGHHSVMLDCNFAVTAGLAASQEGPIPYIPTPGTPFPYQIDPLAARTFSLAFQCVVNIGVRGSEHIRRGVVQAGGLGVVSCILAVWLKGKGFAIGPSATGSGAPRESREVHVRRREEALERQRALDLPRALKHATSSDNLRARAIAQPQPRIATTTDPPPALPPVRTNTYPKPSSEEADEDMSGASNMGPSPTPPPPAIGRSMSNDSDGGYVGVPSLPAPSGPSGAFAAPRGPHAHSFDIRTASPIPIASTSPVMGRAISPNTAQSSDASANVTPVGSGTPTGSVVVPGRDRSGTVVGRPIWDNEGGPRQVAQPFARPTWSDADETSTREVTTTGRRGTITRRPRRERDTDGDDTEADGDDQTAQQGERRTIGIVDAADGDGAMAMDMMGEGIGVGVVALEQNDDLAMGAPPGALGAIGTPRARVAPGTEPTPRAGIATLGAQIDQTAQETPFYETPATLRALVDASNEPKPSAQPLSSAAQSPNVFSLVERFTFRPSPSETTLPRLPHEIQYWAGAKYCGKECQSKAWAEGHRFWCSACEEEDSQTVVACTGSFANTVPPAAVATEVKVPTRRGLTNTVTRALVNITGGMTGRTNTTVQQPQAQPVPTNSPTASAFLENLMRSRYLIIDKKRRRFLTIT encoded by the exons ATGACGACCATGACTGACAATCCTGagcccaagggcaaaggcatTAGCTCTCGCTTTTCGAACATTTTGCGTCGTTCTACTTGCTCTACTTCTGATTCAACTGGTATACACGAACACGACATCGCTTCTGAATACCCGACTGTTAGAAAAGTTATCAAAAAACCCAAAAACAACGACTCAAACAACTCTATATCTATTTACGCCTCAGACGACTCCGATAAAAAACCCAGAAAAATAGCCAACATCCCTAATCGTAAGCCTTTATACAAAAACCTATTCTCTGCCATCCCTAGTGGAGGCACGCAAGAGGCAGTCGCCAGCACGCTAGCCGAaactctacggggccccgaaaatctcgggagcgctccgggactcgcttttgtcggcgagcattccggagcgtttg TTCCTCTTGTCGCAAGCCCGCCGAGAAGCCCTGTCGTCGCAAACGCCGGCATCACACTGGTTATCAGTTCCTCACAAGAATCTGAACAGGTTAGAGATGCCGGCGCGGCGCTGGCGCAACTCACGGAATATACGTTGGACAATGATAAATTCCCGAGCCTGCCTAGGAGCACACAAGATGAAACGGAGGCCATTTCTAGGCCTGGATCCACTACCCCCACCCGAAACCGCACGAGACCCACCGAGAGACAAGTCACTGCCATGGCAGACTGGGTTTTCAGCAGCCAAGAGCTGTACTGGTTCAAACGCCTCAAGGCTGGAGGCTACCCCGACAACGAAGCCCTCGAGCGATGTATCAAGTACTATACTATTACTAACAAAGCCTTCGCCAACATCATCGAAAACAGACAACTATACGACGATACCGAGGAAGAGACGAGCAGTACCAACGCATTCATCCAAAAAATCGAAAAACTTGGCAATCAAATCACCACAATCGCCGAAAACGCGTTATACAACTGCACGCAAGCAGCACCCAGCCGCCCAGAATCACCGATGAAacaagacgaagaggaagaggaagacacATACATGAACAAACCCGAGCACGGCCCGTACCAACCCAACCCCTTAACCACCGAAATTACCTGGGGGGCCAACGCAAAACCAGGCGAGAGGATAAGCAACCCAAACCCACCACCAGCACTGGCACTCGCGCCCACCACCGACCCTACTCAAACCATGCTCCAGGCGATCTTATCCAAGATGGGGGAGCTGGACAATATCAGGTCTTGCCTAGACAAGCTCGAAGGCAAATCGCCGCAGGTACACACTGCACAAACGAGTACGCCTAGACCCAGACCCACACCAAACTCCAATCCCGCCGCAACCGCAAACCCCTCACAAACGCGCCCCAGCTTTGCCAATGTCACGGCCAGGGCGCCAGCCAAAGCCCCGGAGGTCGGGGCCTCTAACATTGCCGCTGCTATCAAGAGGGGCATCGCCAAACCGGCGCCCGCACAGAGCAACAACAAATTTTTTGTTGTTTGCTTCAAGACACAATCTGTTACCCAACCAAACCCCCAAAGCATATTCGTGGCCATGCGCgaatgccttgatgccgcAAATCGCAACCTCGGCAAGGGCCACCATTCAGTGATGTTGGATTGTAACTTTGCTGTGACTGCCGGGCTTGCTGCCTCGCAAGAGGGGCC CATCCCATATATCCCCACACCCGGCACCCCCTTCCCCTATCAAATCGATCCCCTTGCCGCGCGCACGTTTAGTCTCGCATTTCAGTGCGTAGTCAATATTGGAGTACGCGGCTCAGAACATATCCGACGCGGCGTTGTCCAGGCTGGTGGCCTCGGAGTCGTTAGTTGCATCCTCGCCGTCTggctcaagggcaaaggattCGCAATTG GCCCATCGGCCACTGGTTCCGGTGCTCCTCGAGAGTCCCGTGAAGTCCACGTGCGCAGGCGAGAAGAAGCCCTCGAACGCCAGCGCGCCCTCGATCTTCCCCGCGCCCTCAAGCACGCAACCTCATCTGACAACCTGCGGGCGCGTGCGATTGCACAACCACAACCTCGCATCGCCACCACCACTGATCCCCCTCCGGCCCTCCCCCCTGTACGAACCAATACATACCCCAAGCCCAGTTCGGAAGAAGCCGACGAGGATATGAGCGGTGCAAGTAATATGGGCCCCTCACCaactcctccacctcccgcTATCGGACGAAGCATGTCCAATGACTCGGATGGAGGTTATGTGGGAGTCCCATCGCTCCCCGCACCAAGCGGTCCTTCGGGTGCGTTTGCAGCCCCTCGCGGCCCCCATGCGCACTCATTCGATATCCGCACTGCATCTCCCATCCCCATTGCCTCCACCTCTCCCGTTATGGGCCGTGCCATCTCACCCAACACGGCCCAATCATCCGACGCCTCGGCCAATGTCACCCCTGTTGGCTCGGGCACGCCTACTGGGAGTGTAGTCGTACCTGGGCGCGATCGCAGCGGGACCGTCGTCGGGAGGCCCATCTGGGATAATGAAGGCGGGCCGAGGCAGGTCGCTCAACCGTTCGCAAGGCCAACTTGGTCCGATGCGGACGAAACATCCACGCGAGAAGTTACAACCACGGGCAGACGAGGGACGATAACGCGCAGGCCTCGTCGAGAACGAGATACGGATGGGGATGACACCGAAGCTGATGGGGACGACCAAACGGCTCAGCAAGGCGAGCGCCGTACGATTGGCATTGTCGACGCTGCAGATGGAGACGGTGCAATGGCGATGGATATGATGGGCGAGGGTATCGGCGTTGGTGTCGTCGCACTTGAACAAAATGACGACTTGGCGATGGGTGCTCCGCCCGGGGCTCTAGGTGCCATCGGAACTCCAAGGGCTCGGGTCGCTCCTGGTACGGAGCCTACGCCCCGAGCGGGCATTGCCACCCTTGGTGCTCAGATAGATCAAACCGCGCAAGAAACTC CCTTTTACGAAACTCCCGCGACCCTCCGTGCGCTCGTCGACGCGAGTAACGAGCCCAAACCTTCGGCCCAACCGCTCTCCAGTGCTGCCCAGTCGCCCAATGTTTTCTCCCTGGTCGAGCGATTCACTTTCCGTCCCTCCCCCTCCGAAACCACTCTCCCCCGGCTCCCCCACGAAATACAATACTGGGCCGGC GCCAAGTACTGCGGCAAAGAGTGCCAGAGCAAGGCCTGGGCGGAAGGACATCGATTCTGGTGTAG CGCCTGTGAAGAAGAGGACTCCCAGACCGTGGTTGCTTGCACGGGTTCTTTCGCCAACACCGTTCCCCCCGCCGCCGTCGCAACCGAAGTCAAGGTCCCAACCCGACGCGGCCTTACCAACACGGTCACACGTGCATTGGTCAATATCACAGGCGGGATGACAGGAAGAACGAACACTACGGTGCAACAACCGCAAGCACAGCCAGTGCCTACAAACTCGCCGACAGCGTCAGCATTCCTGGAAAATCTAATGAGATCTCGATATCTAATCATTGATAAGAAGCGCCGGCGGTTCTTAACGATCACGTAA
- a CDS encoding 50S ribosome-binding GTPase, with protein MISGPVCTSGVVPAPVGPSMMDMDATETRPKSTSLRVAIFGSTGAGKTTFVNIASGSKLRVGHDLMSCTRDVSLADTYQYKGHEIQLIDTPGFDDTNLPDSEVLRRIADFLAESYEKEGPLSGAIFFHSIESIRVGGAAAKTWRIFLQLCGEEAYKNALFVTNRWTDPPSGEHVRREAQLKDSQLFGEAIGKGIKVGRYSAGGTQDEARTLIASLFNARRLPFAIQREMVDEKLQLGQTAAGKVVADNLAELKAENERELAALREELEGSNVEDAAEIRLEEENLRRQIVAREAEWNQLVKHKEHNPASHRILSALSGKRRGDINSPRVTEAGARGGKGSDTGPPVTARVQNLGSHSQMVVVEVIVRNGTSVGNATQKPR; from the exons ATGATTTCTGGTCCAGTATGCACCAGTGGAGTTGTGCCAGCTCCAGTGGGACCAAGCATGATGGATATGGATGCCACAGAGACCAGACCAAAGTCCACCTCCCTTCGCGTAGC TATCTTTGGGTCCACCGGAGCTGGAAAGACCACT TTTGTCAACATTGCTTCAGGATCTAAGCTTCGCGTGGGACATGACCTGATGTCATGTACTCGGGATGTATCGCTCGCTGACACGTACCAATACAAAGGTCATGAAATTCAGCTGATCGATACTCCAGGATTCGATGACACCAACCTCCCTGACTCGGAGGTATTGAGGCGTATTGCTGACTTTCTGGCAGAAAG TTACGAGAAAGAGGGGCCTCTATCTGGGGCCATATTTTTCCATAGCATTGAGAGTATTAGAGTGGGAGGAGCCGCGGCAAAGACCTGGCGGATCTTTCTTCAACTATGCGGGGAAGAGGCCTACAAAAACGCGCTATTTGTTACCAATCGCTGGACTGACCCCCCCTCAGGGGAGCATGTAAGGCGCGAGGCGCAGCTAAAGGATAGTCAATTGTTCGGAGAGGCCATCGGAAAAGGCATCAAAGTAGGGCGATATAGTGCTGGCGGGACCCAAGACGAGGCTCGTACCCTGATTGCGAGTTTATTTAATGCAAGACGGCTCCCATTCGCAATTCAGCGCGAGATGGTGGACGAGAAACTGCAACTCGGCCAAACGGCTGCCGGAAAGGTGGTAGCAGATAACCTGGCGGAACTGAAAGCGGAAAACGAACGGGAGCTAGCAGCTCTGAGAGAGGAATTGGAAGGATCGAACGTAGAAGACGCGGCGGAAATCAGGCTTGAGGAGGAAAATCTGAGGCGGCAGATCGTGGCACGGGAGGCTGAGTGGAACCAGCTAGTTAAACATAAGGAACACAACCCGGCATCACATCGTATCTTATCTGCACTGTCGGGTAAAAGGAGGGGGGATATAAATAGCCCTAGAGTAACTGAAGCAGGCGCGCGAGGAGGCAAGGGTTCGGACACTGGACCGCCTGTGACGGCTCGTGTTCAGAACTTAGGTTCCCATTCCCAAATGGTGGTCGTGGAGGTAATTGTTCGCAACGGAACATCCGTCGGCAATGCAACTCAGAAGCCCCGATGA
- a CDS encoding 50S ribosome-binding GTPase yields the protein MNPSRVRLVAIFGATGAGKTTFVNNASGGNLTVGHDVFSCTQDVTLAGEYEQDGYLVQLIDTPGFDDTNVKDTEILQRITDFLTGGYEEGQLLSGIIFLHSISQPRVTGTAARNLRMFKKLCGTDSLQNLTIVTNMWSTPPTAQEIERHKQLVNTDTFFGDLIKKKARVASFPKYGSQAQARAIIAPMLAGVATPMSIQREIVDDELELKDTAAGQVLEDEMSKKISEQLKEIEALRLEIKEARAQERAEIIEERETLQRELRSIQGQLELLKRPVTENRRRWKGVMRTLARAPGSLVLGTVDTVHFACHSLIGR from the exons ATGAATCCCTCAAGAGTACGCCTAGTTGC CATTTTCGGTGCCACAGGTGCGGGAAAGACGACG TTCGTCAATAACGCATCCGGAGGAAACCTTACTGTTGGGCATGATGTTTTCTCATGCACCCAAGATGTGACTCTGGCAGGAGAGTATGAGCAAGATGGATATCTAGTTCAACTGATTGACACTCCCGGGTTCGATGACACCAACGTGAAGGACACAGAAATTTTACAGCGAATTACTGATTTCCTAACAGGGGG CTACGAGGAGGGACAACTACTGTCTGGGATCATTTTCTTGCACAGCATTTCCCAGCCAAGAGTTACCGGAACTGCAGCAAGAAACTTACGAATGTTCAAAAAGTTATGCGGCACCGATTCTCTCCAAAACCTTACAATCGTAACAAACATGTGGTCTACGCCCCCAACTGCCCAGGAAATAGAGCGTCATAAGCAACTAGTCAATACAGATACATTCTTTGGCGACCTCATAAAGAAAAAAGCACGGGTCGCCTCGTTCCCAAAATACGGTAGCCAGGCTCAGGCGCGCGCTATCATCGCGCCAATGCTGGCGGGAGTCGCAACTCCCATGTCAATCCAGCGGGAGATCGTAGATGATGAGTTAGAGTTAAAGGATACGGCAGCTGGTCAAGTTCTTGAGGATGAAATGTCGAAGAAAATATCTGAGCAGCTGAAAGAGATTGAAGCTCTTCGACTCGAGATAAAGGAGGCTAGGGCGCAAGAGCGTGCGGAAATAATAGAAGAACGAGAAACACTTCAGCGCGAACTGCGTTCCATTCAAGGACAACTAGAGCTTTTGAAGCGTCCCGTGACCGAGAATCGTCGCCGCTGGAAAGGAGTAATGAGGACACTTGCTAGGGCTCCAGGTAGTCTAGTCTTGGGTACCGTGGACACCGTACACTTCGCTTGTCATTCCCTGATAGGTCGATGA